The window ACTGACGACAGAAATCCAAACTTACTGTAAGTTCATACTGGACAAAGCAGATGTTACCTGAAATCAGCATGATCCAGGGTACGAGCATCAGGAGGACGCTGTGTACCGTCACGCCCTCCTTCAATATGACAATGAAGACCTCTGCATTCATCACAGTGGCGTAAAGGAGCCCAGACCACATAAACAACAAGCAGCACAGGAAGTAGCGGTAGTTGCTGAAGCCCACACACTGGCCGAAGAAGACGCAGTGGTGGTCTCGACGCAGGACACACACTTTGCAGTCGTAGCAGTGGGAGCAGCGGGGAGGAGTGTGAGTCTCGCAGGTATAACAGAAtctgtatgtgggggggggggaaaggaagtAAATATCCAGTTGACCCGATCTGACATGTAATTCTCTTTAAAATCACCAACCCATGGAAAAAAAAGGGACGTAAAGGCAACAGGTCATTGCAATAACATGCCAGCGATAACGGAGgggctgtgatgatgatgaatatatttattagatagaatgttagagtacaagtacagtcacacagtagaatgtattacagtacaagtacagtcaaacatcctgtctaagaggagcatttcaaaaaagcccttgtggtcttgtttccgttgaaagtccttcgtacataaatcatcgacatttaacaataccaataaaataaaaataaattactccacagatgcaaaataacaataaattaaaaagacacataatatgtacaacgtaggtggacaaattTGTACAAATTGTAAATTTACTATGACAGGAATGACTCCAGCAGATTTGCCAATGAACACGGCGGCATCtgtagtacccccccccccccatgctgttTGCTTACCTCCATCCCTGGCCCATGCCTTCACCCCCCAGGAACACCCCCCTGATGCTGGGGCTGATCTTGAGGAACAACAGGGCGTTCCAGCAGATGTTTACCAGCATGAAGTATTGGGCCAGCAGGTGGACCGTTTTCCATCTGCCGGACCACGACGACTTCTTCTGGTCCGCCTCGAGCGGAGCCTCGACGACCACCAGGTAGCTCACCTCCCCGGTGATGGAAAAAACCAGAAAGGTGTTGAGCAGAACGGGGAGGTGGCGACCCGCCCTTTCCACCTTGCAAAACACTTGACTGGCGAAACTCGCCATGTTTTTCCTGCTCGTCCGCCTCCCTGAAATCACAGCTCAAAGGGCGCAGGGCTGAAGGTCTGGTCCGACCGCGCAGTTAGCGTCGTCTTTGATTATAAATTAATTATATGATACAAATATTCATGAATATAGTTCCGGAATAGATGAGTGAATTGTAGAGACTGGAAACTGCCGTCGTTCCGCCCTCGACACCGCTTTCCCTGCAGCAAGTATCTGTAAGGAAACTTGTTTTTGGTAATGGGTGTTACATGAAAATACGACCTAAGTGCAACAACCTTACCGTTGTAGTTCCGCTGTAAAGATGGGTCTTCTTCGCTGGCTTTAAAGGTGGCTTGAACACGAAAGATCACATTACTGCCGACTGCTGGACTGATAATATTGGTACATATATTCTATACAGTATTTCAGAGAAAACAGTAATACTTTTTATGCGAATTCTCCTTCGCAATTAATACAATTTAACACAGTTCTTTTCGAGTTCTTTAACCCAACATATTGCCCTGTTTGTCACGAAATCTGCTGCGCACATTTTATACAAAAATCCTCAAAAAGATAGTCTCTAAACTAGATGTTTTAAGACACAGCAATGTATTTTTCCAACACAAACCACCTTTAATTGTGCTTCAACCATTAAACCTTAAGGATTGCATTGCTACGACCTAAAATTCAAAttgtgaaagtaaaaaaatatcaaatgtaaaCTTTCAACATAATTACTAGCTTGAACATTGATTGCCcatttggtgtcttttcctgcagAAAAAATAATAGCATTCTCCTacttataaataaatgatgctgTCAATTTTCAATTAGTGAGATCTGTTTAAACGGCTGTCCGATATAACAGTGCTAAAGCTTTTCCAGGAGGTTTTATGCCACACTCTAACCTGTTTACAACCTTGAGGCCTTAACAAAGGATTTATTATTCAAAAAGAATATCCACTGATTCTAAGACAACTATTATATGCCACATTCCTCCAACTATATGGGCTGGTATATataatttagttttaaataTGTTGCAATGTAATGAAATAACAACGGCTTTGAGGCCGACAATTAAGTGTTTCAGTAACTCTTCTGTTTGTGTACCACTGGAAACGTCTCCTGAGTGTTGAGCAGCTGTGATTTATGTGGCAGAGAGGTCCTCTGCCTCTCGGCGGGTCCGTGTTTGATCCCTGCTCCATGCACCCTGTATAATCCTGAGTGTTTGTATGAGTTGTTATAACCCCTGAGCAAGTGGCGTCTAGTCTGGCACCAACATATCAATGTTTGTGTGAAGGGGCCAGTCAATGAAGAAAGATGCCACGAAAGCCCCATTCATTCACTGTTCACTGATGTGGACTGGCtgtgggtccccccccccccctcccccgtgagTACAGACCTTAATCCCTGATAATCCACTGAAATCCTTGTTGGACTGACGGTCGCTGGACACCGACTGGCATGGAGAGAAACACCTTCACAAAACAAAGGGACATGACTCCAAATAAAGGGTAAGAACCAAAGAGAGTGccagggggggcggggaggcGGCATTGGATATCGTAGACTCGCTCTCCTTTTCATTAGCAGCTGTTTATCAGACCCTGATGCCTCCCATCTGTAATTGTAAACCTCCACTTCCTGTATGGTTGTTCATCTATCTACGCTATCACTACCACGTGGTTATGGCGCTCAACGCTTGCTGTCTTTTTCCTCCTCATGTGTGTTACTGCAAGCGGGGCAGGCCGGCTGCTGCGGCGTTGGCATgagctgaaggagagagagatgagagcgAAACAAGACAAcaggcagctgctgcagcagtttgaGGAGGCCCAGCACACGCTGAGAGAGATGATAACCCTCACTAATACCATGACAACCATTCGGGTGCATAGAAATAACAAAAAGGAAGCACACATAGAGAAAACAAGTCTGTCTACCGTGCCTTGTAAGACACTCGTACCTTCTACCCATGCTTTGCCCCTTTCTTGACTTCCGACCCCTCCAGATGGAGTATGGAAGATTCCTGGAAGAGCGCTCCCCCCTGCGGAGGCAGCAACTCAAGGAGCAAACACTGCTGCATCAAAAGAAGGTAGTAATCATTACGCATTAATCAACGCCCCCATCCAGCTAATCGTGAAGCTGAATTACATTGTTGCTGTTTGTCAGAATGTTATGTAACACGAATTGTATAATTCTACATTTGAAATGCATCTCTGTTGGCCTCTTATGGCACGCCAGGCAGCTTTATCGGTGCTAAAAGACGTGCTATTCTCTTACAGGGGATGGAGGCGTTTTTGAGGTCACGTCCAAAGGCCAGAGAGGAGGTGACAACGTCGCTTGTAGATGATCCTTTTCTTGCAGGAGGTttgtcttcttcctcactgactttattaaattatattgtCACATTACTTCTTGCGTTTTATTACGTCATCCCTGTTTGTTGGCAGGCACTACCAAAAAGatgcaaaaacacactttgcctCAAAAGCACTACAGGCAAACTAGCCACTCAGACGACaaccctcatcttcctcacatGCACCCTCAATCCCAGGATGCAATGTTTCCCATTAGATTGTCCTCTCAAGTGCAGGATTCCTACCATATTCCCATCCTCTCACATCCATTGCATCACCACCTCTGGCTAGAGCAGAATCCAGCAGGCCGGGCCGCCCTGCAGCCAGACTATCACAGTTCTGGCACCGCTGGTGCAACTGGAATGCTTTCAGGCTCTGATGGTCTGTGGTGTCACCACAATGTGGAGGAGGCTTCCCCCGAGAAGGATTTGGAACAGTCTGTcggggaggaggatgagaggagcCCAACACTAAGCTCACATAGAGAGAGAGCGGTGGTGAGCAGGATCTGCAGTTTATCTGGACTGGACATCAAACCAGGTAGCAAAGTAAAATATCACGCATTCATGTGTCATCACTTTCCCCAGAGAATATTTCCCATCATCTCTGATATGCGCTTCAATTTTTTGGGGTTTGTCTAAATACCATGCTTAGTTCGTCTGCatgcagagagcagcagagagtcCGGTCAGAGGAGCAGAGttaagaggaagaggagggagaaaagaggaagatcaCAGCATACGTCCTCGACTCGAGGAGGCGCCCGCTCTGAGTCAGTCGCACGGTCAACAGACGATGTTTTGTTGATTACAATCCACCGTAGCCATTAGCTACCCTTCCTCAATCCCAACACATCAACACATAATTGTATCAAAGTTAATGTAAGCAATAACGAACTGGACTTAAAGATTATCACAACTATGTGAACCTTTAAAAACATCCACCCAATTAAAGCATACATTATCCAATCCAACGTTTGAACACGATAATATTAAATACCTCGAGCAGCCATAATTTGTATGTATGTACATTTCCATAGGTGTCAAGAGTTAGAACCCGTCGGCATATTACACATTACATATACAGAAGCCACTGGTTTGGGTTTTTCCTACTAGACAAAATCTACTAATTAACCTTTTTCTGTACATTGTATGTATCCCTTTCAAGGTCCAGGACTTCCAGTGGCAATGTCACAGATGCCGTCTCAGTGGTCCAGAGCTTGGAAAATGATGTCAGATCCAGAACTAGGAGAAGTGCTGGGCTTGCTGTGAGGTCAGTAAGGGCAGCCATGAGGGTCAAGGATGGAATCCTGACCTACGGACACGTTTCAGGGGGTCTAGAGGAAGAGAGTCACTCATCTTGTGAGGGGTCCAAGCGGGAAAACCTAAGGGACCAAAGTCCTGACAACAAATTCGAGAGCTGCACAGAGGAGTCAGGAtcccagagggaggaggaaccAGAAAGTGTTCATAAAGACACTGAAACAGAAGGAGGCACGACAGAAAAGGATGAAGACGATGAGAAAGATCTCAAGAGAGttggagagaaagaagagacagaTCACAGTGTTTCTGAAAGTCAcaccaccacagaagaagaagaggaggcaggcCCAGAAGAAGATATGGAGGACGAGTCAGACGAAGAGGATGATCAGGAAGAAACAGCAGCTATTCTGGATAAAGGGAATGGACAATTGGGTTCTGCTTCTTCCCAGGATGAAGAGGGCAAAGGTGACAGTGACGGAGGCgaggaggaagacagacagtcagaagaggaagaggaagagagagaggagcagagacgagaTGATGCAGGAACACCAGAGGAGAGGGATTCAGAGGACAGCATCATCTCACCACAGAACAAGTAGGAAGAACATTCTAAGtgtttcactcacacaacacagcaGCTACATGCGATGTTGTTCATTTCCAGACGCACACAGATGAATATCCCGGAGGAATCAAGCGAAGacgaagaggagagagaaacaggagCCTCAGAGGAGTCAAGTGACGATATCGAGCATCTGCTCGCCCCTCAGGAACAAACACAGAGCACAGAGTGAGCGATGTCTTCTACTTGGTGGCTCAAACCATTTTCCaaaatgtataataattaatagaatcaatgtttttttcagaAAAAAGGACCTGAAAactgatgaaaaacacaaaggtaGAAAAACAGCCTCTAGATGGcctgcaacaaacaaacacacaaacaaaacgtcCATTCTGATCTTTGCCGTTTCTTTTCCAGCTCCCAATGACAAGATGAAGATTTTTCAAGTTAAAATGAACACATCAACAAAGATGGATAACCCAAGTGACTCCGATCACTTTTATGACTGAACGTGGGTTTCCACTACCTGAACATGGCACGAAAGGAATTATGACAAAGCATCTTAAGTCTGGTAATATTAAGGAGTTTGATTAGATTATTAAGTGTTATCAAACCCAGAATAACACTGACC of the Brachionichthys hirsutus isolate HB-005 chromosome 6, CSIRO-AGI_Bhir_v1, whole genome shotgun sequence genome contains:
- the zdhhc24 gene encoding probable palmitoyltransferase ZDHHC24, whose protein sequence is MASFASQVFCKVERAGRHLPVLLNTFLVFSITGEVSYLVVVEAPLEADQKKSSWSGRWKTVHLLAQYFMLVNICWNALLFLKISPSIRGVFLGGEGMGQGWRFCYTCETHTPPRCSHCYDCKVCVLRRDHHCVFFGQCVGFSNYRYFLCCLLFMWSGLLYATVMNAEVFIVILKEGVTVHSVLLMLVPWIMLISGQVSARAFAFAFIADTCVVGFLLVSAFFFFHLFLMFRGQTTREWYSTRRPYDLGVLGNLRHTLGLRWYLCWLCPLISSPLPGDGINFQVTGSLEPTR